The window CGAAAACGGTTCATCTTGTCACGCGGATCCTCTTCAACGAAGTCGCGGACCGCTGCCTCGACTTCTTCACGATGTTTGCGTGGCAACTCACTGATAATCGACTTCATCGATTTCTTCTTCAGCTCCATCCAGTCGTCATAGTAGTCCTTCCGAACCTCTTCGATCTTCTCGCTGAGTTTTGCTTGAGCCTTTTCATCCAAACCGAAGTCTTCCGCCAATCCATTGATCATCGCAAACTCGTCGCCGTGCTTGCGTCTCAATCGCTCAATTCTGATCTTCAATGACAGCTTCTCCGATTGCTCCGGCGTGAGGATGGTCTGTGAGCTCATCACCACTTCCTGCAAAACTTCATTTCGCCGCCCAATGTCAAGTCTCTCTTCGCCGTTCCGCAGCTCTTCGGAGGCACTTCGATATTTCCTTTGCACTTCGCTCAACTCCACCCGCTGCTCGGCGGTCAGCCCCAACTTGTCTGCAAGTTCCGTGTCAAAAGACAGACGCATCAGCTCCGTCTGGATCTGCCTGAGCTTGCTCATCTCCTGGAATTGCTCGGGGGAATAGCTTCGAGCGCGAGGTTGGGCAGCTAGCTCGGCCCGCTTCTTCGCAATGTGTTCGGTTAGCTTTGATTGCTGATCCTTGCTGAGTACTTCTTTGGCGTCACGAACCGCCGTGTCCATCAGCTCCTTCATTTCCTCACTTGAGATACGTTCGCCCGGCTTTGCCCGCAACCCTTTCATCGACGCATCGCGATACTTCTGCATCGCAACCAGAATCGTCTTCCGTTGCTCAGGTGACAAACCAATCTCATCGGAGAGCTTTGTGTCATTGACGATCGACTGAAGTTCAAAAAGTCCAAATGCCGTCGGCTTTGCATCCGCTTCTTCCCCCGATCCATTCGAAGCATCTTGAGAATGGACGTAGCCTGGACGCCCCAAAAGGCCAAAACAAACGAGAAAGAAACAACCTGAAGTAATCACCGATACAGAGCGTTTCATTGAAGTCAAACTTTCCTTGTGAGCAACAGAGGAATGAGCCGGCACCCCAATGATCCGGCAGAATGCATTCACGCCAAGAGTCTACCGCAGTCGCGAAGAACAATCTGAGGCCAACATGAAGACGGAGAAAAGATAACGCTCCAGTATACCCGCGTTCCTACTTCGCCACCGCCTACGAACGTCGTCCTATGCCGGGATACACATGGTCTTCAGTGACAACCATGTCCATGCGAATGTCATGGGCTTGAACGGGAACCGCACCGACCATCTGGCATTCAAATGCCAACCCAATCAAACGGGTATCCGATCGGACGTTACCAAGAAGTTTGTCGTAGTAACCCTTGCCGTGCCCAACACGACCTCCATGACGATCAAACGCAACGCCAGGGACCAAGACAACATCTAGATCGCTTGAGCGAACACGGTTAGGGACGAGGTCTCGCAATTCTTCACGGGGCTCGAGGATTTCGTACATGCCTTCGGCAAGCTCATCCATTGACTCCAGACGAAACAGCTCCAATTCGCCGTCCAAACAGAAAGGCACAACAATCCTTTTGCCGCTATCGATGGCCAATGGCAATGCGTGCCGAGTTCTCACTTCGGACCGAACGTCGATGTACCACATCACGCACTCAGCCTCTTGATAGACCGGCAACTGCGTGATGGCGTTTACAATGAGCTGGCTCAGACCGCCCTTGTCCGCTTGCTCTCGCCGTGCCGCTTGTGCCGCCGCACGAATGCCCTGCTTGCGCGCAACCAGCGATTCGTCATCTGAGGTCATTTTCACCAAACCTGATGTCGACGCTCACTCGAAGAAAGTCGCAAACTTTGCGGCGGGTTCATCCCAGCGGTCCGTCTGCTGAGGTTCATAGGTCTGGGTTGGGAAACTGTGGCGAACCAACTGACGAGCTTCGTCAATCGAATGCAACGAACCGCTTCCGATCATCTGCATCAAAATGTTTCCGATCGCGGTCGCTTCAACGGGGCCGGCGACGACTCGGCGTCCGCAAGCGTCAGCTGTCATCTGGCACAGCAATGCATTGAGCGAACCACCACCAACAATGTGAATCGTCTTGATGTGCGATTCGGTCAACGCCTCCAGATGTTGCAGACACATTCGGTACCGAAGCGCGAGACCTTCCAAGGCTCCCCGAAACAAAACCCCGTTGTCTGTCGGAACCCTTTGTCCCGTCCGACCAGCCAACCCGCAAATGGCATCGATCATGTTGTCCGGTGCAACAAGAGCGGGATCGTCCGGATTGACCAACAACGCAAACGGCTCGGCACCAGCGGCGGCCTGAGTCATCTCCGCCCAACTCGGCGCATTGCCCTGACGATCAAGAGCCGCGCGGATTTGCTGGTAAATCCAGAGTCCGCCAATGTTCTGCAACAGTCGGGTGCTTCCTCGGACTCCGCCTTCGTTGGTGAAGTTCAATTCGGAACACAGCGGCGACACGTTTGGCTGTGGGATCTCAACGCCCATCAACGACCAAGTCCCCGAACTGATGTAGCACCAATCAGGCGACGCCGGAGCAAAACCTTCAGCAGGAACGGCCAACACCGCCGACGCCGTGTCGTGAGTTGCTGGCAAAATCACCGGAACGTCGTGCAGCCCGGTGTCCGTCGCCACGCTGGGCTGAACGTTACCGATCGTCGTCCCCGCAGGCGAAGGCTCAGCGAACCAACTGGGAGGCAGTCCGAATCCATCGAGCAACTTAGTCGACCAACTTTGCGTGGCCGGATTGAGCAACTGAGTGGTCGATGCGTTACTGGCTTCAACCGACCGTTCCCCTGACAGCAACCAGTGGAACAGGTCCCCCATCATCAGAAATGACTCGGCGGTTTCGAAAACAGAATCTCCGTTCTGCTTCGCGGCGATCAACTGGCAAAGCGAGTTGATGTCCATGAACTGCATGCCGGTTTCTTGAAAGATCGTGTCCTTAGGAACAATCTCACAAATCTTTTCGGCCATGCCGCGGTGCCGAGCGTCGCGGTAATGCCAAACCGGTCCGGCAATTTGATCGTGACGATCGACAAAGCCAAAGCTGACCCCCCAAGTATCCACGCCAACCGACGCAATGTTGGCCCCCGACCAACTGGACTGGGCCCTCAGCGAGGCGTCTCGCAAACCATCCTGGATGTCCTGCCACAATTGCAGGTGGTTCCAGAGCATCGCATCCTGAACCTTCAGGGGACGGTTCACAAACCGCCCAGTCTCCACCAGCTCCAATCGCCCGTCATTCACTCCGCCGGCAATCACGCGACCGCTGGACGCCCCGAGATCGACCGCCAAATGAACAGGACCGGAGAACTGAACTTCACTGGAGGATGGCTCAGCGGCTGACATGTTGGCTCCTTGGGAAAGCTTGAACGGGCAAAGATTGGACGGCGGTGAAAAGAACGTGGGGCCGCATGCGAAATCGAAAAACGCGGCGAAAAAACGCCTGCATTCCGCAACGATCGCCATTTGACCTGAATTTCGCCGGCTCAAAGGCGCTGCATCAGGCCAAGTGGAGCCGAAACACCGGAAACACCTAAGAACACCGGAAACAATTAGCTCACGCGACGATCTCGTCGATCAGTGCTTCGCGAGCGGGTGGACTGGCGAAACGAGCAGACAACCTAGCGTGATTAGGAAATCCGGGCGAGAAGTCTATAGCCACTTCACGGAGACTTTTTTTTCGCTCTGGCAGCATTTGCTAGCAAAGCAGTCTCGGCGACCTGGGTGACTTAACCCGAACCGGCAACGTCGGTTAGCCAAGTGCAATCACTTTGACTACCAAATCTGAATTTGTTGAGATGGCGTGTGCGACGATCAAAATTGAGGAATCAGATGTTGACCGCCCCACCAATGCACGTAGGCTTAGCCAGACCTCCGCGAGTTCGCCTAGCGTGGAGCCGGACGCGGTCAGCTTGCGGCCACGGGCTGACATCGTTGATGAATTGCCTCAAACCATTGATTTTTGCGACATTTTCGCGAGAGCCGGGTTTTGGATCGATTGCTCACGACGGCTTCACGGGCCGGGTACATGAAGTGCCCGGCCGCGGACGCTCGCTTCTTAAATTGCCGTCAAATTCCCGCTGAGCATAAACCAGACCAAAATTCGTTTGGTTGCCCTTTGCGGATGCAAGATCAATCGTTAAAGTTTCGAAAGTGATCTTCGGCCCGGTGTTGCGTGACGCGTCTGTATTCGTTCTGTCCTCCCTCATTTCCGTCTAACTTTTCTTTCTCGAAGTCCTTCGTGAGCTAAGAGTTACGTTCCTTCCACTCCTCTCGCGGTTCTCTTTCGCGAAGCCAATTCCCTCGAACGGATTCGTTTGTTGGCAATGGGTTTCACGCTTTAGATTCCGTTGCCGGGGTGCATTTTGGAACCGGAACCGCATTTGAAATCTCGATTTCATCGATTTTTCAACTGCTGATAAGCGACAGTTCATTCTGGCAAGCGGTATTCACCGTCGGAGTTCCAACGAACCAATTTCGTCATCTCATTGATGCGGTTTCGACGAATCAAGCTCCAAACAATGTGTGGGCGGATTCCGGGCTGTGTTGGTGTTTTTGTTCTTCCCCGCGAAGGAGCTCCCACTCACGATGGCAACTACGACTCAGCGTCGCCTCGAACCCACCTCGATTCGCAAATTCGGCACCGGCTTGGGCCAGTTCGATTTGCCCGACCTGACCGCCCTGCAAACAGTGTCCTACGCGGCATTCTTGCAAGAAGATGCGGCCAGCAACGCTCGCAAAGATCACGGGCTGGAGTCCGTACTGAGGGAAATTTTCCCGATCGCCAGTTACGACGGGAATACGACGCTGGAGTACCTGTACTACGAGCTGGGGAAACCCCGCTACACAATTCAGGAATGCCGTCAGCTGCGTTTGACCTATGGTCGTCCGCTGCGTATTTGGTTGCGTCTGAATCGCGAAGAGCCCATCGAAGAAGAAGTCTATCTGGGCGACCTGCCAATCATGCTGGGCGGTGGTGAATTCATCATCAACGGTGCTGAGCGTGTTGTCGTGTCGCAGTTGCACCGCAGTCCCGGTGTCGACTTCGTTCTGGAACAAGACACCACGACCGATCGCAAGTTGCCATCGTGCCGCGTGATCCCAGAACGCGGCTCGTGGATCGAAGTCAACGTGACCAAGAAAGATGCGTTGACGGTCCGCATTGACCAAAGCGGCAAATTTGCCGCGACCATGTTGCTGCGTGCAATGGATCCCAAGTACAGCACCGACGCAGATTTGTTGTCGGCTTTCTACGAAACCGGCACCATCAAGGTGAACGGTGGGAAAGACGCGACCAAGATCGAGAACAAGATCGCCGTCGACGATGTGGTTTACCCCAGCGGTCACGAACGTGCCGGCGAAATCATCGTCGAAGCTGGCTACAAGATCACCACCGAACTTTCGGAAACGATCTGCAACGCTGGCGTGACTTCGGTCGAAGCAATGGACCTGCCAAAGGTACCGTTGATCTTCAACACGCTTGCCGACGACAACACCGCCAGCCACGAAGAAGCGTTGCTGCGGATCTATCAGCGTTTGCGTCCCGGCAACCCGCCTCAGCTGGAAAAAGCTCGCACGCTGTTCCAAGAAAAGTTCTACGACGACAACCGTTATCGATTGGGCAAAGTCGGCCGTTTCCGCCTGAACCGCAAGTTGGGTCTCGGCGTCGAAGAAACCGTCATGACGTTGCGTCCTGACGACATGATCGCTGCCATCCGTTACCTGATCGACTTGTTCGACGCGGACAGCGGTGCGGAGATCGACGACATTGACCACTTGGGCAACCGTCGTTTGCGTACCATCGATGAACTCGCCAGCGAAGAACTCCGCAAGGGTTTCTTGAAGCTGCGTCGTACGGTTCAAGAACGCATGAGTGTCAAAGACGCTCAAGACATGACGCCTCGTTCTTTGATCAACCCCAAGAGCGTTTCAGCAGCAATCGACTTCTTCTTCGGTCGTGGCGAACTCTCTCAAGTCGTTGACCAGACGAACCCATTGTCGCAGTTGGCACACGAACGTCGCTTGT of the Rhodopirellula baltica SH 1 genome contains:
- a CDS encoding type 2 periplasmic-binding domain-containing protein, whose protein sequence is MNAFCRIIGVPAHSSVAHKESLTSMKRSVSVITSGCFFLVCFGLLGRPGYVHSQDASNGSGEEADAKPTAFGLFELQSIVNDTKLSDEIGLSPEQRKTILVAMQKYRDASMKGLRAKPGERISSEEMKELMDTAVRDAKEVLSKDQQSKLTEHIAKKRAELAAQPRARSYSPEQFQEMSKLRQIQTELMRLSFDTELADKLGLTAEQRVELSEVQRKYRSASEELRNGEERLDIGRRNEVLQEVVMSSQTILTPEQSEKLSLKIRIERLRRKHGDEFAMINGLAEDFGLDEKAQAKLSEKIEEVRKDYYDDWMELKKKSMKSIISELPRKHREEVEAAVRDFVEEDPRDKMNRFRFVAPTPAKK
- a CDS encoding 5-formyltetrahydrofolate cyclo-ligase; this translates as MTSDDESLVARKQGIRAAAQAARREQADKGGLSQLIVNAITQLPVYQEAECVMWYIDVRSEVRTRHALPLAIDSGKRIVVPFCLDGELELFRLESMDELAEGMYEILEPREELRDLVPNRVRSSDLDVVLVPGVAFDRHGGRVGHGKGYYDKLLGNVRSDTRLIGLAFECQMVGAVPVQAHDIRMDMVVTEDHVYPGIGRRS
- a CDS encoding rhamnulokinase, with product MAIVAECRRFFAAFFDFACGPTFFSPPSNLCPFKLSQGANMSAAEPSSSEVQFSGPVHLAVDLGASSGRVIAGGVNDGRLELVETGRFVNRPLKVQDAMLWNHLQLWQDIQDGLRDASLRAQSSWSGANIASVGVDTWGVSFGFVDRHDQIAGPVWHYRDARHRGMAEKICEIVPKDTIFQETGMQFMDINSLCQLIAAKQNGDSVFETAESFLMMGDLFHWLLSGERSVEASNASTTQLLNPATQSWSTKLLDGFGLPPSWFAEPSPAGTTIGNVQPSVATDTGLHDVPVILPATHDTASAVLAVPAEGFAPASPDWCYISSGTWSLMGVEIPQPNVSPLCSELNFTNEGGVRGSTRLLQNIGGLWIYQQIRAALDRQGNAPSWAEMTQAAAGAEPFALLVNPDDPALVAPDNMIDAICGLAGRTGQRVPTDNGVLFRGALEGLALRYRMCLQHLEALTESHIKTIHIVGGGSLNALLCQMTADACGRRVVAGPVEATAIGNILMQMIGSGSLHSIDEARQLVRHSFPTQTYEPQQTDRWDEPAAKFATFFE